Part of the Bacillus cereus group sp. RP43 genome is shown below.
TCCTTGTTCTACAATTGGACCGTAAACAGGTTCAACATTTTTATATGCCTCTAAATCACCTAAAATAGCGACTACGGCAGAAGCATCAAGAATTTGTTGTTGGTTATAAGCAATTGGGTGTAATCGTTTTTGCACGTCTGCGCCTTGGAACACAAGGAATTTCCAGTGTTGCAAGTTCCAAGCAGAAGGTGCTTGAGCAGCTGCTTTTAAAATTTCGTGTAATTCTGTAGATGAAATTTCTTTTTCAGGGTTGAATGCACGTGTAGATGTGCGTTCATATAAAACGTTAAAAAAGTCACTGTTTGTCATTATATATCCTCCAAATTACATATCAAGTTAATTTAAAATACATGTAATATATTCTACTTACATTTTGTAAGTTATTGAATTTAAGAATATAATAACTTTATTTTAATTGTCAAGTTTTAAGTAATAAGGAGGGCATTCATACAAACGATACAATTTATATAATCATACACTAAAAAAGGAGTTTCCAGAGTCGATAAGCGAAGATAACATTCTCAATTAGCTTGTTAATATGTATCCCTCACTAATCGAATTTTTTTGAGAACAATCTTTTATAAAATGATTGTGAGGAATTCAGTAAAACAAGATATATGAAGTGAGTGAAGACTAGTGATGAACATACTACATTTTTTATTAGAGAATACTGTTTTCCAAAATGTATTACAAGATCTTCAGTTGAATGTCCTTTATATAGAAGATGGATGTACACATCAACAAACGATAGAAAATGTCCATCCAAAATGTATGTTTATAGCAAATAGTTTTGAAGAAGGAGAAATATTGTTTCATAGAACTAAACCACATATTGTAATTATGTATGTAACAGATGTTGATCAAATAAAATATATAAAGAATATATATGATTCACGGAGTACATTCATTATCATTTGGGATCAACAGATAAACAGTGAGTTTGCAGATTTACTCATGTTAGGAATACGTAATATTGTTATAGCGCCAGTAACCCCACAAGTGGTACTAGAGGAAGTGAATAAGAGTTTATATCAAATTTCTTTAGTGCGGCAAGTAGGTTTACAACAAGAATTGCTTCAAACGATGTTTGATTTTCAAAATGATTTATTATTTATAGTAGAAGATGATGAGATTGTTGATTGTAATACGAATTTTTTACAATTCTTCGGATATGATAATTTATTTACGTATCGTGAACAACATTTAGTGTTTGCAGAACATCTTATTAGAGAGAACGGATATTATGCGACGAATCACGATATAACATGGTTGGATGATACTTTATCAAATGGAAGAAGAATTAAAATGTACAATTATGAAGGAGAAGAGTTTACTTTTCTATTACGTGCGACACCTTTACCAGAAGACTTATCACGATTTATAGTAAAATGTACAGAGATTACAGAATTAGATGAAATCTATCAAGAGCAAGAAAGACTTGCAATGATAGATTCATTGACAGAAATATATAATCGTTTGAAATTCCAACAAATATTGGAGAAAGAGTGGGAGAATGTAATACGTAACGATGAAAAAATAGCACTTATTTTGTTTGATATAGATAATTTTAAATCAGTAAATGACACATATGGTCATGATTTTGGCGATTTAGCATTAGTACAACTTGCAGATCTTATGAAATCTAAAGTTGAAAATCAACATATATTTGCAAGGTGGGGAGGAGAGGAATTTATAATATTAGTGACAAATACGGTAGAAAAAGAAGCGTTTCAAGTTGCGGAGTCATTACGATTTTTTATTGAAACAAAGCAATTCTCTGGAATTTCGAAATTAACAGCGAGTTTTGGAGTTGCGTTATATGAGCAAGGAATTACTAAAGAGGAATTAATGCAAAGAGCGGATATTGCATTATATGAAGCAAAAAAAAATGGGAAAAATCAAGTATGTATATATAGAAAGGAAAAAATGTGATTTTTCGCAACAAATTGTTGCGATTTTTTTTTATTGCCTGATAATAGAATATGGGGGACCATTCTTCACGAAGTAATTATGGAGGAACAATATGAAAAAAAAGATAATGATTATGGCTTCACTGTCTGCTGTAGTTTGCGGCGGAGTATACTATTTTCTCTATAGTCCCGATCTAAAGGAACAAGCAGTATTAACAACAAAGGTAACTCCCGCTATTGAGTCAGAGGTACAGGATAATATAGAAGAAGTACAAAAAATTGATTATGCTAGTATATCTCAAAAGTTAGATCAATATTTAGTAGGAAAGCAATTTAATGGGACAGTTTTGGTGACAGATAAAGAACATGTTATATTGAATAAAGGATATGGATATGCTGATGTTCAAAATAAAATAGAAAATACGCCTCAAACAAAATATCGTATCGGTTCTATTACGAAAACAGTTGTTGCTACATCCATTTTACAGTTACAAGAACAAGGGAAGTTAAATATCCAAGATAATGTAAATAAATACATTCCTTCATTTCCAGCAGATAAAAACATCACGTTATATCACTTATTAACGCATACATCTGGTTTGCCGGAAAATGGAAAAGGGAAGGTTAATGTGGCTTCACGTATCAATTTAATAAATTGGATTGGAAGTCAAAAGTTAGATTTTCCACCAGGAACAGGTTGGAAGTATACGGATTATAATTATATGGTGCTCGCTTATATTATAGAAAATATAACGAAAAAGCCTTTAGGAGATTATATAAAAGAAAATATATTTACAAAGGCAGAGATGCATGAATCAGGTATGGGAAATATGGTGCCTGGAGATAAAAACTTCACGAAGGGTTATGTGAAGAAAGATCAAGAACTTGTACCAGCGCAAAAATTAGGGATGGACTGGTTATATGGATCGGGTGAGATGTATACGACAGTAGGGGATATGAAAAAATTAGATGAAGCGATTATAAATGGAAAGCTTCTTTCTGAACAAAGTATACAAGCGATGTTTACACCTTCACAAGAAAAAAAATATGCATTTAGCTTTTACATATATCCAGATTATTTCCATAACCATGGTGTACTATCTGGCTGGAATACGTTTAATAATTTCAATAAAGAAAAAGGAACGTTTGTTATTTTATTCTCAAATGTGAAGAATGGTTTGGATGATGATTTTAATAAGGAATTTCGAAAGATGGTAAATGATTTATTAGAACAAAGGGGATGAGAAGATGGAGAATAAAAATTTATCAATAGGTTTCATTGGTATTGGTGTGATGGGAAAAAGTATGGTTAACCATTTAATGCAAAGTGGTTATAAAGTATATGTATATAATAGAACGAAAGAAAAAGCGGATTCTTTAGTGCAAGAGGGTGCGACTTGGTGTGATACACCGAAAGTGTTAGTAAAGCAAGTTGATGTTGTTATGACGATGGTTGGTTATCCTCATGATGTAGAAGAAGTGTACTTTGGGATAGATGGAATTTTAGAACATGCAAATGAAGGTACGATAGCAATTGATTTTACGACATCTACACCAACATTGGCAAAACGTATTAATGAAGCTGGAAAAAGTAAGAGTGTATATACGCTAGATGCACCTGTATCTGGAGGAGATGTTGGCGCTAAAGAAGCAAGACTCGCAATTATGGTCGGTGGAGAGAACGAAATATATGATAAATGTTTACCGTTATTTGAAAAGCTAGGAACAAATATTCAGCTGCAAGGACCAGCAGGGAGTGGACAACATACAAAAATGTGTAATCAAATTGCGATTGCTTCCAACATGATTGGAGTATGTGAAGCTGTTGCTTATGCGAAAAAGGCTGGACTTAATGCAGATAAAGTATTAGAGAGTATTTCGACAGGAGCAGCAGGTAGCTGGTCATTAAGTAATTTAGCTC
Proteins encoded:
- a CDS encoding nitroreductase family protein; its protein translation is MTNSDFFNVLYERTSTRAFNPEKEISSTELHEILKAAAQAPSAWNLQHWKFLVFQGADVQKRLHPIAYNQQQILDASAVVAILGDLEAYKNVEPVYGPIVEQGFMKEEAKERLAKNIESAYTREQYPRDAAFSNAALAAMQLMLAAKATGWDTCAIGGFNPQALMEEFNVSSRYVPIMLITIGESTLKGHPAPRMSVEQVSEWAK
- a CDS encoding GGDEF domain-containing protein; this translates as MNILHFLLENTVFQNVLQDLQLNVLYIEDGCTHQQTIENVHPKCMFIANSFEEGEILFHRTKPHIVIMYVTDVDQIKYIKNIYDSRSTFIIIWDQQINSEFADLLMLGIRNIVIAPVTPQVVLEEVNKSLYQISLVRQVGLQQELLQTMFDFQNDLLFIVEDDEIVDCNTNFLQFFGYDNLFTYREQHLVFAEHLIRENGYYATNHDITWLDDTLSNGRRIKMYNYEGEEFTFLLRATPLPEDLSRFIVKCTEITELDEIYQEQERLAMIDSLTEIYNRLKFQQILEKEWENVIRNDEKIALILFDIDNFKSVNDTYGHDFGDLALVQLADLMKSKVENQHIFARWGGEEFIILVTNTVEKEAFQVAESLRFFIETKQFSGISKLTASFGVALYEQGITKEELMQRADIALYEAKKNGKNQVCIYRKEKM
- a CDS encoding serine hydrolase domain-containing protein translates to MKKKIMIMASLSAVVCGGVYYFLYSPDLKEQAVLTTKVTPAIESEVQDNIEEVQKIDYASISQKLDQYLVGKQFNGTVLVTDKEHVILNKGYGYADVQNKIENTPQTKYRIGSITKTVVATSILQLQEQGKLNIQDNVNKYIPSFPADKNITLYHLLTHTSGLPENGKGKVNVASRINLINWIGSQKLDFPPGTGWKYTDYNYMVLAYIIENITKKPLGDYIKENIFTKAEMHESGMGNMVPGDKNFTKGYVKKDQELVPAQKLGMDWLYGSGEMYTTVGDMKKLDEAIINGKLLSEQSIQAMFTPSQEKKYAFSFYIYPDYFHNHGVLSGWNTFNNFNKEKGTFVILFSNVKNGLDDDFNKEFRKMVNDLLEQRG
- a CDS encoding NAD(P)-dependent oxidoreductase; its protein translation is MENKNLSIGFIGIGVMGKSMVNHLMQSGYKVYVYNRTKEKADSLVQEGATWCDTPKVLVKQVDVVMTMVGYPHDVEEVYFGIDGILEHANEGTIAIDFTTSTPTLAKRINEAGKSKSVYTLDAPVSGGDVGAKEARLAIMVGGENEIYDKCLPLFEKLGTNIQLQGPAGSGQHTKMCNQIAIASNMIGVCEAVAYAKKAGLNADKVLESISTGAAGSWSLSNLAPRMLKGDFEPGFYVKHFMKDMKIALDEAEKLQLPVPGLTLARELYEELIADGEENSGTQVLYKKYIRG